The Capsicum annuum cultivar UCD-10X-F1 chromosome 3, UCD10Xv1.1, whole genome shotgun sequence genomic sequence tggaaagaacatctAAGGGAATGGATTTAAGGCCTAAGACGAAtcagcatggtggtaactctacctagcagactagagatcccaagagctaggttcaaggagatcaaacaaagttgtgtctaacaggttcaacattgtcaattacccaacccattctcatgatgtagacaatgtatagtaaataaggataagacttaaggtgaaaagtcttttaatgattatctaaatttggcagatttgaccaaacattttaatctacaggattgaacgtttaaaaatcacctatgtgagggagaagTGGAAGCCTCTTCAAAGAGAAttttagtaaaggcctattctctaagctctcatgaaatcgggacgtgttcatggctgaaaagaaaaAACCCGcaagaaccataaacggtaaaaggctggttgtctaacatatgtgttctaggtgtacattaaagctcgacggttcaatgatatcaaatctaccgattgatcgagtgcatccgatgcatgttcactacggaaagttcaaagggaaacccacttatccagatgcaatcagtctttgcttggtgatcacatacttgtccataaaagttttacgaaaattagccattttccattcatgtgggggattgttgggttcatagtagatgaaagaagtgtgagtggaaaaatagagagtaaaagggtggaggtaaggagacactaaaatggaaagtgtactcccaaattggcaagtttactctttctcccacattggtggaagaagagaacgtgagagtgtttatattgatgaatacttactccacatggaaAGTGAGACAATAAATAATAAACGCCTCACCCCGCCgttgtcgtcgctcgctcggctcatCTTCGACTTCAGTTTTGGCTTCGGCTTcagcttcagatttggatttggatttggaaattttggacaaattttatttgacaaaaataaaataaatacattcaATCCAAAAAGTGTTTTGAAACTTCATTTAAATATACATGCATGCAGAAATAACGAATGTAATATTCGAAGTGAACTGGTGCCACTATTTCAATGAATCATTGCACTTTTTTGCGAACTGATACATTGCTTCTGTGTTTCTATTTCTGAACTGGTGCAAATTTTCGAAACAATATTTCTAGAACTAATACGTTGGTTCGAACAGATGCAACTCTTCAATTAAGTGATGCACTATTTCGAACTGGTGCACTATTTCAGCAAAATACTACACTGTTTTGGGTAAACAGACATGCATTTTTAGAAACATCGCACCTCTAAGATGGACCATTatctcttttcagaagaggcatttcttggctataaaaacctgatttcatccacaggttttggaatagaatttttttttcagattaCGAACTTCTTCTTGTCTTAACGAAAACTCTGTGTGTGATCATTAAGCCGTTGAGTGCGTTCGAAGAATatgcctatttgaggtaccgctatagtcggattgaaggacattttatcctggaaggaagattccataaccttaggtacagtgaggggaattattccttaaggaaagtccgtgaattcggacgacttggccttagtcatttctgtttcatctttatttttctggaaaaataaatacacctcttggaaaggtcattttgatcttgtgttgagggtatttgatacttcactgtgttcttgtttatacttgaactcgagttgaagttattgttctACTATACAGATTCCTGCGTACCCGAATATATTGTGGGAGATAACAGGTTCTAGGGAGGGGTTAAAAAAATTCAGATACATGTGTTGACACCTGAGATCTTTTCTGAACAAATCCTTGATAATGCTAAGAATATATATCAGAGAAACAAGAAAGAGACCTTGTGGTGCGGCCCTTTTCCAGACCCCGCACATATTGGGAGCTTTATCTAGAGAACACGCAATGATTTTCTTAATTATGTTCAACATGTCTCTCATTGTGTATATTAAAGTGTGTGACCAtctcatttaaaaatttaaacctAGAGAGCACACAATGATTTTCTTAATTATGTTCAACATGTCTCTCATAGTACAAGCCTAATTCTTTGAAGAGGAATCCTTATTTCAAGATATGTGTTTTGCTGTTGTTTGTTGTTACTAATTttgagccgggggtttatcgaaaacaacctctctacttctctggaggtagcggtatggacttcGTACattctatcctccccagaccccacttggtgggaatacactgggtttgttgttgttactaatttaaaatactcaaactgcatcttgtttctttctttctttttctttttcgctggacatctggagcgtggacaatataagttGGGGGGCCCAACATCGAAAATAATGAACTGGGTaggcctgactctgataccatgataaaggaatggaccttgggcctaactcaacctcaaaagctagctcatgaggggaggattgcccaagaccatataaggagactaaGGATCCTTTAACCCACCAATGCGGGACTCCAACAACGATTGCTTAGATAGTAAGCCATCTCTACCTCCACTCCTAAGGTTGTGGGTTGAATCAGCAAGGGAGCAAACATCCTTAGTGAATCATTGGTTCTGCATCCGAAAACTCTCCAAGTGTTGAGATTTTTTTGGACaataaggggtcatttggtagagtgtataagatcaatgcaaaatatagtgtattagtaatgcttgtattacttatgcttgtattagttatgcatgtattatttgttatacattgtttggtttgatgtataagaaataatacatcttacataatttctataaaagaaatgtttgtttacaagaatacccttctttgattttatacacttttttgcaataatttttttttgtcatctcaaatataattagtattgttgaactagtatatagagatttcggattaattgcaagaccttcgtctttgcgcatgaaatattatgccaacggattaacatagtcgaaacaaaaataaaatataagatgtaaaattaagaaatagtctcaattttcttttttaatctttatAAAGACCCTCGAAggaaagcaaaaatatgttacaattatttaaatcaattattcattattgtagattaaaatggtgggaaaaaaaattgtgaaatgttttgaaaagattcactattgcaaattaaaatggcgggaaaaagaatgatgaaatattttgagaggaaaattgaggggtattaaggtcatttaataagttaatgcatgtattaaagaatttgcattactaatacatagaaaatggatggtattagtaatacacaccttaatacacaataaagtgtataactaatatttgcattagttatacattgactaaaaattgtactaaacaagatattcataatacacattaattaatagatccattatttttatcatctttaattAATCTAACCATGCTTATACTAACAAGATTCTTTTAGCCATCACATACCAACTTGCTgattgattttatatatttaaaaaacagGAAACAGAAAGAGTCTGACCGGCCcaattaaacaaacaaaccaaataaaaaaatagacaaaGCCGGAGAATCCTAGAAACTCCGAAATAATCCTGACTTTGCCTCTACCATCATGAAGATTTGAAAAGTGGAGTTCTTCCTCCATGTGAACatggacaagtaaagatggatAGAAGGAGCAGCAATTAGCTTAATACTAAAGTCATTCTATTTTTCGAATTTATCGGTTCAGACTTCATATCTAatattcattgaatttttttgagtttttagtatAACATTATATTCTACGCCGGAAGCAGTGGGCTTAGTTTGTATGGAAAAACAATGTTGCTTTATTAAAATTTAACAAAGAAAATGAATGGTTGACTTTTCTTTACACCTATgcttttttttgtttataaagaGGTTGAGAACAACATTGAGAGTCAAGAGAAATAAGGAAAACATCATGGCTAGTTTTGATATTCCAACTAttgatttttctccattatttagCACAGACGAAAACAATCAAGAGAAAAAGCAGGCTATGGAGCAAATTGGAGAAGCTTGCGTTAACTATGGTTTCTTCCAGATTACGAGTCACGGAATTCCTTTGGAGTTGTTGAGCAGAACCATGGATATGTATGAGACTTTCTTTGCTTGTTCAGATGAAGAAAAACTCTCTCTACCTCATAATTATATGAAAAGCAAACAGAATTCAGCTGAGACTTGGGAGCATTTGGTGTTTAATTTTTCATCCTCTGGCTTTGATTTCTGCCCCGACAATCCACCTCATTTCAAGTAATATTTTAATCTCTGTCCGTTCATTAGCTCTTGATTGCATCTCAAATTAACTGTTCTAATTTAGTCGATCCTCTATTCTAGTCATCCCAATAAGAACTAgtatgaatttaaaatttgatttgcaTTTTTGCCCTTTATAAAATTTGTAAGAATGTTGTTTGTgaaataaatatgtttgatatTCTTAGGCAAGTATTGGAGGAGATGGCTTCCCATTTCACAAAATTAGGAGTTTTGTTGGAGGGAATCATAAGTGAGTGCCTGGGCCTCCCTCCTGACTTCCTAGCAAACTACAAAAGTGATCGGTCTCCGAATTCGTTGATGGGCCTCCACTACTTTCCAGCAACAGAAGATGAGAACACAGGAAAACCCGCACACGAAGATCCTGGCTGCTTCACCATTGTCTACCAGGATGAACTTGGAGGCCTTCAGGTACAAAAAGATGACCAGTGGATTCCGATTGCGCCTTGCAAAGACAAACTAGTTGTTAACATTGGTGATGTGATTCAGGTACTCACAGTTCTACAGTTGGTTAAATTCGCAGTTACCATTATCCCAAAATATAAGGAATCAATTcttttctgttgttgttgatataaAAAAAGGTGCTAAGCAACAATAAGTTCAAGAGTGCAACTCACAGGGTTATCAGACCAAGAGAATTAAACCGTTACTCGTGCGCGGTTTTCTATAACGTGCATGGAGACAAATGGATTGAGCCATTGACACGGTTCACTAAGGAAATTGGAGAGTCACCCAAGTACAGACGATTCCGCTTCAGAGAATATTTGCAGCTGAGGCTTAGAAACAGGACTCATCCTCCGGACAGACCTGAAGATCTCATCCATATAACCCACTACTCAATTTCTAATTAGAGGCGAATTGAAGTTTATGTGATCGAGGATTTTTTTTCTATGTTGAATGAAACAAATACTATGTTGAAATGTGGAGTTTTGAAATGTGTGacaatttcattaaaatatttatggCAAAAGAGTTAAATATACACTCGGATTGTATTAAATGAAACTTATACatccttcatcatacttttgATACGCATATATATATCCTTTTGATTAATGAAATATACATTCGAATTGTGATAAATGATAcgcatacatataaatatatatatttttagttgaaaTATTTGGTCCTAATTGAACCTTTTtattaactaaaatttacatatatacataaggtAACTTTACCTAATTACTTTAAATCTCATATTTGAAAAGTAATTATATAAATCCCAAACTAATTACTTAAATCCcatcttttttttactttctctctcctATCCATTATACATATTTTTCTACCGTATTTTCCTCCTCCGCATCTCTCTCCCATTACAAATTCGATTTTATCTCAGTTTTTGAAATCCTTTTTTCACGCCCCAAATCAAGCTTCGTTTACCTACAGGTTCCCAATTTGTAAGTTTTCAACCGTTTATTGAAGTTTAcgattttcttcattaattttttttcaactttatcgAATCACAATTTTTTCGGATTCTTGTTTGGTTGCATGTTGGTTTTTATGAAATTACCTTATTTTGCAATCCCATTCTAGCttgatagatgattttttttcttttttttttttttcatataatgcaagtcagatctttgaatttcttgtttataGTTGCGATTGAttaatcaatatagtataaattttgtAATGGATTCTTGTCCTAAttttagtttaggacttagtcagttagatgctcaagaataaaatatttccGTTGGTTTTGTTCCTTTCatatttgattatgaaaaatCCAATTTCGCCGAGAACCATTCCAAGCACCGAAACGACCTGGTAACCATGAAAAATTTGAAGAAAGTGGCTAGTTCTAGTTCTAGTTCGAAGAAGTCAGCTTCAAAACCGACAAGTAAGAAGAAGGTTGATGATTCCGCACGATCACGTCTTCCAAAGGtatagattttatattatttgattatacattactttatttatcagactaatgtataatattagtcttatgctttatatttcattatattatacAATAAGAAGATGTACATAAAAGAGACAGTTATTGTAATAAGTGAAATTATACTTTGTGATTGTCTGAATATTGTATAAGGTGACATTATATATTCTTACTTTGGCCAAAGTTTTGCACTTTTTAATATTGTATAAGGTGACATTATACATTCTTACTTTGGCCAAAGTTTTGCACTTAATAATGTGATATTATACATGATGAAATATTACATTTTAAcgtataagttataatatattAGTCATTATACATTACTTATTTTGAAAGACTTAATAACAATATAAAACTTCtgctatatatttcattatgttatatATTAAGATGTTCTTATCACATAGAAAAGAcatttcatgtattattttatattatacatTTTGAAAGTCTTaatgacattatacattattgCAGATATTTTCATAAATGTACAATATATTCACATACATGTGCAACTTGTGTATAGTGTAATCTTTAATAATGTATCTATTTGCTGCtatctttttaaatttgatttagagtttgattttatttttttagagagtTAAATACAGTATTGACAAAGTCCCGGCTCACTCACTACATATGGATAGCTATTGTAACCGTGCTTTTGGCGAAGACATAAAGGAGTATTTTAGAGAAGATGTTTCAGGGGCAATTAGAAATACAACTTTTGGGGTTTTTCTCGACATGCCTCAGTGCAATTTGATAAGACAGATTTTTGGGGCatttagaaatataatttttggggttttaaacTAGTTCTGTGTTGTACAATTTTGATCCTGATGTATGCTTCCCAtcaatttcttcatatttttctcttctttttttgattAAGCAAGAGGCAAGGAAACATTTGTTCTTCTTTTGCTGATTCTTTAATTTTACAGTTGTTAGGTTGGCTTGTTGCTACACTATTCATCCTGGCAGgggtttatgtattgttgttgCGCCGTTTTACAATGTTGGTTCGTAAATTCAGTAGTAGTGTTCCTTCAAGTTCGAGGAGAGTTGTTCCTTCAAGCCCGAAGAAAGCTATTCCTACAAGCCCAAAAATGATTGTTCAACTCCTTACTGAAGTCTGGATTACAGTGATGAATGTTTAATGGAGATCCAAACCAACGTATTGTTaaatagtactccctccattccataataaatgaattgttagattttggcacacatattaaggaaacaacattaaagacataaatttaacacaacttttcatttttacccctaaaaaagaaaaagttaaccttgtaattcttttcaaaagttaattggttgtcaaattataagggtaaatttgaaaaaagattcaatgattcacttattttgaacaccaataaatactccaacaattcacttattccgaaatgGAGAGAGTAAATGGAACTTCAATGATTATGACATTTCTATACATGTATCATGTTTAGAGGAATTGACATTTGAAAACTGCTGCAactaatattaaaattatgttGTCTCTTACAATTTTCTTTCTATAACAGACAAGTAGTAGTATAAAAGGGAAACATAAGGATTTTATAGGCGCTAAGCACCATAAGTGTATTAGTATGCCTTCTAACTTTTAATCATTATACTATATAATTACCTATTgagcaaaaaaataaatgagcATGTTATTGATTTTGTTGGGTAATTCACTATATCAACCATAAAATATGATTATGCATTTTCGATTGGATGAAATTTAATCTTCTCTTATCCTTTCTCTGTTGAAGAGGTCAGACATTAACTGCTGGTTCTAATTTTTGTATCGTATTATTGTTTAATATTGTTAAAGCATGATTGATAGATCCAAAGAGGCATTACATATTTTGCCATCTCCATGAAGAGTAAGTTATTTTGAGTCGAGTAGTAGTTAACAAATAAAAATCTATAGCCAATTGAAGTCgtggatataaaatatatattcaaatatcaatttctcctatttttggATATAATTAGAAAAATGTCCTAAAAAACAACTGTTTCTAGTCTTAAGTTGTGAGTAGCAGTTTGACTCCAATTGGGATCTTGACACATTTATTTCAAGTTGGTTAACCTTTATTTCAGTGTTCTTAAAATTAGTAATGAAgttttttacttcaaattctgGAACGTATAATGAATACTGATTCTGCATTTCGAAAGCCGTCTAATTTGAAATGAATTATTTAATAGAGAAGTTCTGAATGATTCATACAAGGTGCATTGAGGACCCATTTGCAGTCTTTGTTACAACAGTGCAGTACATAGATGCATCAAATATAAACAGGTAGTCAATGTATTAATATAGatacaaaattcatgattttaattaaaaTGCTAAAATTTCCCCTATTACAGCTTCATTATACATTCGTTCTAATGTATAAGTACATATTATACATTATCTATACATCTTTCAACAAACAAGTAACAACGTCCAAACAACAATTCCTTCAAAACACCTATACAAAGAAAAACATATATTAAACCTTCAACAAATTAAGATAATATTTTGGTTCATACCTTTGTTTGTTGGATCGTTTAGCAAAGGTGTTGAAGTCATTCGATATCACATATTTTGACATTACcgaataaatattgaaaaattcacTCCACCACTCCGACCCCCTTTCCCGTGTGCCCCTCTCTTTACCCttcaaaatttttccttttttttcccatagaaataaacacacacacacacacacactcaatAATACACAACACTCACACACAGGGATATACACACAGTATCTATACACTCAGAAAGAtagagaaaaatagagagaaacaGAGGAAAGGCGAGAGAAAATAGTGGAAAAGTGAGTGAAAAACATTGAAGGAAATAGATAGTGAACGAAAAAGGTAAACTCGGCTCCGGCTGAGTTTTTTGGGTGAAGTTTTAATCGAAATTGCCTTCACATCACGTAATTCGACCACTTCCTTCCAATACCCAATCAAATTCAGCGACTAACACTCAAAAACCATCAAAAAAATCCACTACAAGCCCCGAAATCGCTCCCTTTTGTGTCTTTTTGGTGATTAACTCATTGAAAAACGGTTAAGGTTTCAACAATATGGGGATGTTCatatatttttctccaaaattagaAGAAAGAAGACGACTGACTTTTTTTTCAAGAACGTATTTCAACACTGAAGACAATTAAAAGTgatgtttaagaatttttttgaatttaaatttcagttactatatttaatcatacactATATAATTATAGGTAATTAATGGCGTTATTTAAGGTATTGAAAGATATTTTCTGATTACTCTTTCCATAAATATAGgcaaaataattttatcatacaTCCCAACAATGTAAAACAAACACCCgaatgtataaatatattttgcaaAATAGGGAGAGAGAAAGTCTAAAGGGATTATCTGTAAATACTTTCAATATACACAGGATTTATGTGCTTTATACTTATATTAATAATCAATCAAGagtaaatctcaaaaatatacccaaattggggtggctttcaaattttaactccaaataaaaaagttttcttaaaatagcctttacctaGTAACTAATATTCTTTTGAACAAAGTTGCCTCTGATCAatgagtaaattacataaatgatcctcataattgATAACAATTCCATATTTATATTCTTcaacttttgtttttttctctttttaattttactttgatttttattttttcttttctctttttatttttaattttctcaacctttacttttttccttttttcctctcaactttttttttatattatttttattttttatttattctttcctctttttttgttttttttttgtttttagtttttatcaacccttacttttttctttacacctttgaatgtctacttttattaaaaaaaaagacttttttttatttttctttgatttttttcttttcaaatttttctcgacctttatttttatttaagtttttaaatttttatcaacgtttattttttttctattcgctctcaacttctacattttctttgatttttatttttttaatatttttcttcttttttcgcaatttttattatttttgttcttttcttcgatttcttccattcaagttacatctcatgagcaagagttgacactatcacattataaaggcaagacttacgactttcgaacaataagctatgtttcatgggcaagagttgacactactacattgtagaggcaagacttatgactttcaaacaacaagttatgtttcatgggcaagagtcgacactaccacattgtattgtgatttatgagatgttttataactcttaccttagaggaaaaACTTAGTTCagggactttcaaataacaaattataccccacggacAAGAgctgactctaccacgttatgttttcatttatgagatgttctacaactattgctttATAGGTAACACTtatctcaaggactttcaaacaacaaattatgcatcacgggcaagaattgactctaccacgttgtattttcatttatgagatgttttacaactattgccttagaggcaagacttagctcaaggactttcaaacaacaaattaaaccccacggcaagagttgactctaccacattatgttttcatttatgagatattctataactcttgcctcagaggcaagacttgactcaaatacttacaaactataaattatgccccacgggtaagagttaactctaccacgttatatttttatttatgagatgatcTACAACTATTGTCTCAGAGGTAAGACTTGGCTCGTCGACTTTCAAACTAcaattatgccccacgggaaagagttgactttactacgttatgttttcatttatgagatgttctacaactattgcattagaggcaagacttaattagcttaaggactttcaaactataaattatgcctcaTGGCCAAGAGTTGACTacaccacgttatgttttcatttatgagatgttctacaattattgcctagaggcaagacttagctcaaggactttctaactataaattatgccccacgggcaagagttgacacccaattttttttCGCCGtgcttaaaattaacgtcttccGGCTTCCTGATCGTTAAAAGGCACAAATTacaattttcacattttttttatattcgtTGATAAATTACTGATAAttatccttactttaggattgtTATCAATTTGTTGTCGTACTTTCACAATCATCTGCACACATGCACGACAtgacatcatatttttataatatatattttttaattaattatatttttaattttttatatgtttttataattacaaattaatacctgcattttatatattttttacagTCTACAAATGCTAAAttggataaattatttttatacagtctaataatttgatgtcttatcacatccgacaaTAACTACATAATAATATCTTGTCACATCcaacaatgactacacataatgtcttgtcacatctgacaatgacaactcaaTGACAATAC encodes the following:
- the LOC107861923 gene encoding 1-aminocyclopropane-1-carboxylate oxidase 5, producing the protein MVDFSLHLCFFLFIKRLRTTLRVKRNKENIMASFDIPTIDFSPLFSTDENNQEKKQAMEQIGEACVNYGFFQITSHGIPLELLSRTMDMYETFFACSDEEKLSLPHNYMKSKQNSAETWEHLVFNFSSSGFDFCPDNPPHFKQVLEEMASHFTKLGVLLEGIISECLGLPPDFLANYKSDRSPNSLMGLHYFPATEDENTGKPAHEDPGCFTIVYQDELGGLQVQKDDQWIPIAPCKDKLVVNIGDVIQVLSNNKFKSATHRVIRPRELNRYSCAVFYNVHGDKWIEPLTRFTKEIGESPKYRRFRFREYLQLRLRNRTHPPDRPEDLIHITHYSISN